From a region of the Zingiber officinale cultivar Zhangliang chromosome 4B, Zo_v1.1, whole genome shotgun sequence genome:
- the LOC121977398 gene encoding RING-H2 finger protein ATL1-like: MSSQVFHMSQMKFSPSSSSPTPPPIAGLPIVTISIAGILATFFLLLSYYVFVIKCWLNAHHSSRRRHSVSLSSAYEQRGLAESAIRAIPAFRYRQLSVGAAECAVCLSEFQEQERIRLLPSCLHVFHIDCIDTWLQFNANCPLCRASITAPPVPINPLAMALAPQFSHPHDAFLEIRDEEIKMEFLGSRGDECIDARKEEEEKLCLQRMRRSFSVDSSGDMQLHVALQRILQQSSHEGSSSVGGGGRFRRSLLSFSRSSRSSVLPLQMEL; the protein is encoded by the coding sequence ATGAGTTCTCAAGTATTCCACATGTCCCAGATGAAGTTTTCTCCGTCGTCGTCATCGCCAACGCCGCCGCCCATCGCCGGCCTACCCATCGTCACCATATCCATCGCCGGAATCCTCGCCACCTTCTTCCTGCTCCTCAGCTACTACGTCTTCGTGATAAAATGCTGGCTCAACGCACACCACTCCTCCCGCCGCCGGCACTCTGTTTCCCTCTCATCCGCCTACGAGCAACGCGGGCTCGCCGAGTCCGCCATTCGGGCAATTCCGGCGTTTCGTTACCGACAGCTAAGCGTAGGTGCCGCAGAGTGCGCCGTCTGCCTCAGCGAGTTCCAAGAACAAGAGAGGATCAGGCTGCTGCCGAGCTGCCTCCATGTCTTCCACATAGACTGCATCGACACATGGCTTCAGTTCAACGCCAATTGCCCGCTCTGCAGAGCCAGCATCACTGCGCCTCCAGTTCCAATCAATCCTCTTGCCATGGCATTGGCTCCGCAATTCAGTCATCCTCATGACGCATTTCTAGAAATAAGAGACGAAGAAATAAAGATGGAGTTTTTAGGGAGCAGAGGAGACGAGTGCATCGAtgcgaggaaggaggaggaggagaagctgTGTTTGCAGCGCATGAGGAGGTCCTTCTCGGTGGATTCTTCAGGGGATATGCAGCTCCACGTGGCGCTGCAAAGGATCTTGCAGCAGAGCTCGCACGAAGGGAGCAGCAGCGTCGGCGGCGGCGGAAGATTCAGGCGATCTTTGTTGTCGTTTAGTCGGAGCTCGCGCAGTTCTGTTCTTCCTCTGCAAATGGAACTGTGA